From a single Oreochromis niloticus isolate F11D_XX linkage group LG3, O_niloticus_UMD_NMBU, whole genome shotgun sequence genomic region:
- the snx15 gene encoding sorting nexin-15: MSRKLKEDYYRFFSVTDPRTHEKGHTEYKVTARFVSKRHPEDVKEVVVWRRFSELKKLHGELAYTHRNLFRRQEEFPPFPRAQLFGRFDGAVIEERRKAAEAMLQFTTSIPALYNSPQLKEFFRGGEVTRPLDATPLSSAGSLPPPLIPLPKRRASDCEPAEEEEGREAPTLPQDLGNNLSLEVGEPEVAAEAYSEIGGSPTEEEQEELSDTELDDRVPSPFTDPESKETQEEFDSLFDSVAEGLPSPKEEVPPPLSDNDLAVFDPCYKQDRSNSSTDHSELLSLPSNSVDGEDGGYLNQAAKELTAAMEREKEGEISSAICGYRMAVDILITGVQGDTDPVRRESVMRRTAQYLKHAEMLVERHSSPSHTHTPANAQDH, from the exons ATGTCACGGAAACTCAAAGAAGACTATTATCGGTTCTTCTCCGTTACCGACCCACGCACACACGAGAAGGGCCACACCGAATACAAAGTAACGGCGAGG TTTGTGTCCAAGCGTCACCCAGAAGATGTGAAGGAGGTGGTTGTGTGGAGGAGGTtctcagagctgaagaagctccATGGGGAGTTGGCCTACACGCACAGGAACCTGTTCAGAAGACAGGAGGAGTTTCCACCTTTTCCCCGAGCACAACTTTTTG GAAGGTTTGATGGGGCTGTGATAGAGGAAAGGAGAAAAGCAGCAGAGGCCATGCTTCAGTTTACTACCAGCATTCCTGCTCTGTATAACAGCCCACAGCTGAAGGAGTTCTTCAGA GGTGGTGAGGTAACAAGGCCTCTGGATGCCACACCTCTCTCTTCTGCGGGGTCTCTGCCTCCTCCTCTCATCCCCCTCCCCAAGCGTAGGGCATCAGACTGTGAGCctgctgaggaagaggagggcagGGAGGCTCCCACCTTGCCCCAGGATCTGGGCAATAACCTGAGCTTAGAAGTGGGAGAACCAGAAGTGGCAGCTGAAGCCTACAGTGAGATCGGAGGATCTCCAACAGAAGAAGAGCAAGAGGAGCTTAGCGACACAGAGCTGGATGACCGAG TCCCATCTCCATTCACGGACCCCGAATCAAAAGAGACCCAGGAAGAATTCGACTCACTGTTTGACTCTGTGGCTGAAGGACTCCCATCCCCAAAGGAAGAAGTTCCTCCTCCACTGTCTGATAATGACTTGGCTGTTTTCGATCCCTGCTATAAACAAG ATAGATCCAATTCTTCCACCGACCACTCGGAGTTGCTCTCACTACCATCAAACAGTGTGGACGGAGAGGACGGGGGTTACTTAAACCAAGCTGCCAAGGAGCTGACAGCTGCCAtggagagggagaaggagggAGAAATTAGTTCTGCCATTTGTGGGTACAGGATGGCAGTGGATATTCTGATCACTGGAGTACAAG GAGACACGGATCCAGTACGCAGGGAGTCTGTGATGCGAAGGACGGCGCAGTACCTGAAGCACGCTGAGATGTTGGTCGAAAGGCACTCCTCAccctctcacactcacacacctgcAAATGCACAGGACCACTAG